The proteins below come from a single Jaculus jaculus isolate mJacJac1 chromosome X, mJacJac1.mat.Y.cur, whole genome shotgun sequence genomic window:
- the Rtl5 gene encoding retrotransposon Gag-like protein 5, which yields MSEAVGNLHSLRLANIALREELNALRGENASLGLQLGRALAEVNSLRGNVSSYIRWPMPIVPVLAEENFEFLLNETDPTPDEGVPFLCWPPPTDSEYVSNDLLINVVQDYTNPDESTDPPLSSSPPPLELSSTDKEPPLQPLLPPLERPDIEPFSGDPVYLAEFLMQLETFIADHEDHFSGGAERVAFLISFFTGEARDWAISVTQEGSSLHANFPRFLDEIRKEFCGPIPPRVAKKAIRKLKQGNCTLGSYADAFQFLAQFLSWDDCRLQNQFLKGLSEFFRKELLWSAEMADLDDLILECVEIERKVRVPKPVTLPGVQNTFSPYASNSNEDENGVVQCYSEDEDEEAGRHKLYLKGQQKYTKDFWEEMREEEEMRKEEGEMNEDDEEEEEDEDEGDEDEDYEEEEEEEMKKNDDDDEIKDEEENTFEVEGQEPEQEQGREAIQYEHVHDHMHVQVHSHMYAHAAHHHGIHGELMEMEEPIFVDTSTQTITSTDGYHAENFLDASPPIIHSSRRRNQNRVPLLEGLPGTNSPFYSSPPLIRRAGRLGQRQIRRRPPVLFRLTPRQGGHRAARGRIRV from the coding sequence ATGTCCGAGGCGGTAGGAAATCTCCATAGCCTCCGCTTGGCAAACATAGCCCTGCGAGAAGAATTAAATGCCCTTCGTGGAGAGAACGCCAGTTTGGGTCTGCAGCTCGGAAGAGCCCTGGCCGAAGTTAATTCTTTGCGGGGCAATGTCTCGAGCTACATCCGCTGGCCAATGCCCATAGTGCCTGTCCTTGCGGAGGAGAACTTTGAGTTCCTGCTCAATGAGACAGATCCCACTCCCGATGAAGGGGTCCCCTTCTTGTGCTGGCCTCCACCCACGGATTCAGAGTATGTCTCGAATGATCTTTTGATTAATGTGGTCCAGGACTACACTAACCCCGACGAGTCCACCGACCCTCCTCTGTCGTCCAGCCCGCCCCCTCTGGAGCTGTCCTCCACAGATAAGGAGCCACCCCTACAGCCCCTTCTGCCACCACTGGAGCGTCCTGACATAGAGCCCTTTTCTGGGGACCCAGTCTACCTGGCTGAATTCCTGATGCAGCTAGAGACCTTCATAGCTGACCATGAGGATCATTTCTCTGGGGGAGCAGAGCGGGTGGCCTTTCTGATCTCCTTTTTTACTGGGGAAGCCAGGGACTGGGCCATCTCAGTCACCCAGGAAGGAAGTTCCCTGCATGCCAACTTCCCGCGCTTCCTGGATGAAATCCGTAAGGAATTCTGTGGTCCCATCCCGCCACGCGTGGCTAAAAAGGCAATCCGCAAGCTCAAGCAGGGCAACTGTACCCTGGGCAGCTATGCAGATGCTTTTCAATTCCTGGCCCAGTTCTTGTCTTGGGATGACTGCCGCCTCCAAAACCAGTTCCTCAAAGGCCTGTCAGAATTTTTCCGAAAGGAACTCCTATGGTCAGCTGAAATGGCAGACCTGGATGATCTGATTCTTGAGTGTGTGGAAATTGAAAGAAAAGTACGCGTTCCTAAGCCAGTCACACTCCCTGGGGTTCAAAATACCTTTTCCCCTTATGCTTCAAATTCTAATGAGGATGAAAATGGAGTTGTACAGTGCTACAGTGAGGATGAAGATGAAGAGGCAGGCAGGCACAAGCTTTACCTGAAGGGGCAGCAGAAGTACACGAAGGATTTCTGGGAAGagatgagagaggaggaggagatgaggaaggaggagggagaaatgaatgaagatgatgaggaggaggaagaggatgaggatgaaggagatgaggatgaagactatgaggaggaggaggaagaggagatgaagaagaatgatgatgatgatgagatTAAGGATGAGGAAGAAAACACATTTGAAGTTGAGGGTCAGGAGCCAGAAcaggagcaagggagggaggcgATCCAGTATGAGCATGTGCATGaccacatgcatgtacaagtGCATTCACATATGTATGCCCATGCTGCCCACCACCATGGTATACATGGGGAGCTAATGGAGATGGAAGAGCCTATCTTTGTCGACACTTCAACCCAGACTATCACCTCCACTGATGGCTACCATGCTGAGAATTTCCTGGATGCATCACCTCCCATAATACATTCCAGCAGACGGAGGAACCAGAATCGAGTCCCACTTCTGGAGGGTCTTCCAGGTACCAATTCACCTTTCTACAGCTCACCACCACTGATTCGCCGTGCAGGTCGCTTGGGGCAACGCCAAATTCGAAGACGTCCCCCTGTGCTATTCCGCCTCACTCCTAGACAGGGGGGCCACCGAGCTGCGCGTGGCCGGATTCGCGTGTAA
- the Nhsl2 gene encoding NHS-like protein 2 isoform X1 gives MERAEPLTLFWSRGAAANSSRENATATAHSRSSWRQPVNVFLSSGRPPSVEELLREAQLNLQSLLQEEYEEQYSEARLLGQTFRSSDEAPEPTPNPRPQSARRLEFVLMPAKRQLSEDETTTQGVRAPEACLSLSAADKHTVWNSPFPLPILEEKRWPQPCSTQSDLVPINISGQQFDKHASLRHSLFNTETAVNPKSTLRRRRTIIGFSNPSQRDQGHNNSSAGSVAHSATSDARPSHSTVQSVHGRVAIGQEARFPNLTSPGLRNPCSEPGAPHQAHSGPDPPVMESMGMVYSVPNSCNGPTESTFSTSWKGEAFAYMTPSASSQNNQVNENGKNPPSGSSWVSLNTLPPLVPKEVATLFVTRDNSAVCTGLASYTEHPTQRRQVPERPPKIGLLARGTSRLETGPGGASRFRERSLSVPTDSGTVSMDYNEEQKASEACALPYASTSSEGSNSADNIASLGAEQEARHRRQRSKSISLKKAKKKPSPPMRSVSLVKDEPPLLSEGGSALPKDQRPRSLCLSLEHQGHHSSQPDAQGHPAVPILKDPEGTQFSHHWYLTDWKSSDTYQSLSSSSTATGTTVIECTQVQGSSESLASPSTSRATTPSQLSIEVEAREVSSPGRPTGLMSPSSGYSSQSETPTPTVSMSLTLGHLPPPTTSVRVRPVVPERKSSLPPTSPMEKICKSRLSFDLPLTSSANLDLSGMSISIRSKTKVSRHHSDTNFGAKLAQKTSPNQPIMPMVTQSDLRSVRLRSVSKSEPEDDIESPDYSEEPGAEEVFSLPERKVKPPVAEKPPLARRPPSLVYKPPPVPGEYSLTSSALAMAPKSSIPHMRPHPQDSYTVLRKPKSSSFPGGRSPGESMAPSALIFTPPASSSGAFFSGTHQTTQASMEDEGSKVRALPERINLQSQEEAEKKTGKIPPPVPKKPSMLYLPLTSPVAQMEAYVAEPRLPLSPILTLEEDAKGPPSGDDLKSPGQRMTLALQVDSEKEASSPGSSVEPSTKEKSLISDKTAEWIAEEDDDVFVASRTTEDLFTVIHRSKRKLLGWKEPGEGFTGSRPSSHSPMKNTDDSPISESAATTAPSGSASLDAGRNDDFKALLQKKGSKTTPRSRPSAAELLKTTNPLARRIIAQFSKDYEVTDNPST, from the exons cTGCAGCTAACTCGAGTCGGGAAAATGCGACAGCGACTGCCCACTCGAGGTCGTCATGGCGACAGCCAGTGAACGTGTTCCTCTCCTCGGGCAGGCCCCCGAGTGTAGAGGAGCTGCTTCGCGAGGCGCAGCTCAATCTCCAGAGCCTGTTGCAAG AAGAATATGAGGAACAGTACTCGGAGGCCAGACTTCTGGGGCAGACCTTCCGCTCTTCTGATGAGGCCCCTGAGCCCACTCCCAACCCAAGGCCCCAATCTgccaggcgtctggagtttgtattgaTG CCTGCAAAACGGCAACTGAGTGAAGATGAGACCACCACCCAGGGTGTGAGGGCCCCTGAGGCCTGCCTGAGCCTGTCTGCAGCCGACAAGCACACTGTTTGGAACAGCCCCTTCCCTCTGCCCATCCTAGAGGAGAAGCGCTGGCCTCAGCCCTGCTCCACGCAGTCTGACCTTGTGCCCATCAACATCTCTG GGCAGCAGTTTGATAAACATGCAAGTTTGCGACACTCGTTGTTTAACACAGAGACAGCCGTGAACCCCAAGTCCACCCTGAGGCGGAGGCGGACCATTATTGGATTCTCTAACCCTTCCCAGCGAGACCAAG GTCACAACAACAGCTCAGCAGGCAGTGTGGCACACTCTGCCACCTCAGATGCCAGGCCCAGCCACTCCACTGTACAAAGTGTTCATGGAAGAGTTGCTATTGGACAGGAAGCTCGATTCCCAAATCTCACTTCACCAGGACTGAGAAATCCTTGTAGTGAGCCTGGAGCCCCTCACCAGGCACACAGTGGCCCAGACCCCCCTGTCATGGAGAGTATGGGAATGGTATACAGCGTCCCCAATTCTTGCAATGGACCAACAGAATCAACATTCTCCACTTCCTGGAAGGGAGAAGCTTTTGCATACATGACTCCAAGTGCCAGCAGCCAGAACAATCAAgtcaatgaaaatggaaaaaatccTCCCTCTGGGAGCTCTTGGGTCTCTCTGAACACACTTCCACCTCTGGTCCCTAAGGAAGTGGCTACCCTCTTTGTCACCCGTGATAACTCTGCAGTATGCACTGGGTTAGCCAGCTACACTGAGCACCCTACTCAACGAAGGCAAGTACCAGAAAGGCCCCCCAAGATTGGCCTTCTGGCTCGTGGTACCTCAAGGCTGGAGACAGGCCCAGGAGGAGCCAGCAGATTCCGTGAGAGGTCACTATCTGTGCCTACAGACTCAGGTACCGTCTCCATGGACTACAATGAGGAACAGAAGGCCAGTGAGGCCTGCGCCCTGCCTTATGCCAGTACCAGTTCAGAGGGCAGTAATAGTGCTGACAACATTGCATCCCTCGGGGCTGAGCAGGAGGCCCGACACAGAAGGCAGAGGTCCAAAAGTATTTCACTCAAGAAGGCCAAAAAGAAGCCCTCTCCACCTATGCGCAGTGTCTCTCTAGTCAAAGATGAGCCGCCCCTATTGTCAGAAGGTGGCTCAGCACTGCCCAAGGATCAGAGGCCTAGGAGCCTTTGCCTGTCCTTGGAACACCAAGGACATCATTCATCTCAACCAGATGCTCAGGGTCACCCAGCTGTGCCAATTCTCAAAGATCCAGAAGGTACACAGTTTTCCCACCACTGGTATCTTACTGACTGGAAGTCTAGTGACACCTACCAATCATTGTCTAGCTCCAGCACTGCCACTGGCACCACAGTCATCGAGTGTACTCAAGTACAGGGCAGTTCAGAGTCTCTCGCCTCCCCCTCCACCTCCAGAGCCACAACACCTTCTCAACTTTCCATTGAAGTGGAGGCCAGGGAGGTATCCTCTCCTGGAAGGCCCACTGGACTGATGTCCCCCTCTAGTGGGTACTCAAGCCAGTCAGAGACACCTACACCTACTGTCTCCATGTCCTTGACCCTCGGCCACTTACCTCCTCCAACCACCAGTGTCCGGGTACGTCCAGTAGTACCTGAAAGAAAGTCATCACTGCCGCCAACATCACCAATGGAGAAGATTTGCAAGTCACGGCTATCATTTGACCTACCATTGACCTCTTCAGCCAACCTGGATCTGTCTGGAATGAGCATCTCCATCCGCAGCAAAACCAAGGTGAGCCGCCATCACTCCGATACCAATTTTGGGGCCAAACTGGCACAGAAAACTAGTCCTAACCAGCCAATTATGCCCATGGTTACTCAGTCTGACCTTCGTTCTGTTCGCCTGAGATCAGTCAGCAAGTCTGAGCCAGAAGATGACATTGAGAGCCCAGATTACTCTGAGGAACCTGGAGCAGAAGAAGTCTTCTCCTTGCCAGAGAGAAAAGTGAAACCTCCTGTAGCTGAGAAACCTCCGCTGGCCCGAAGGCCTCCAAGCTTGGTCTACAAGCCACCCCCTGTCCCTGGAGAGTACTCACTGACTTCATCTGCCTTGGCTATGGCCCCCAAGAGCTCCATTCCACACATGAGGCCACACCCCCAAGACAGCTATACCGTGTTGCGGAAACCAAAGTCATCTAGCTTCCCTGGTGGCAGGAGTCCCGGGGAATCCATGGCACCCTCGGCTCTTATTTTCACGCCCCCTGCCAGTTCCTCTGGTGCTTTCTTCTCAGGAACACATCAAACCACCCAGGCGAGTATGGAGGATGAGGGCTCCAAGGTGAGAGCCCTGCCTGAAAGAATTAACCTCCAGAGCCAGGAAGAAGCTGAGAAAAAAACAGGCAAGATTCCACCTCCAGTACCAAAAAAGCCCAGCATGCTATACCTGCCTCTCACCTCCCCTGTAGCTCAGATGGAGGCCTATGTGGCAGAACCTAGGCTGCCTCTCAGCCCCATCCTCACCCTGGAGGAAGATGCCAAAGGTCCCCCATCTGGAGATGACCTGAAATCACCTGGTCAAAGGATGACATTGGCTCTTCAGGTTGACAGTGAAAAGGAGGCAAGCTCTCCAG GGAGTTCTGTGGAACCAAGCACCAAAGAGAAAAGTTTAATCAGTGATAAAACAGCTGAATGGATTGCAGAAGAGGATGATGACGTATTTGTGGCTTCACGTACAACTGAAGATTTATTTACTGTGATACACAG GTCAAAAAGAAAGTTGCTGGGCTGGAAGGAGCCTGGggagggcttcacaggcagcagaCCCAGTTCCCACTCgccaatgaagaacacagatgaTTCTCCCATCAGTGAGTCTGCTGCCACCACAGCGCCAAGTGGCAGTGCCAGCCTAGATGCTGGCAGAAATGATGATTTCAAGGCCTTGCTCCAGAAGAAGGGAAGCAAGACAACTCCCAGATCCCGTCCCTCAGCGGCAGAGCTGCTGAAGACCACTAATCCACTGGCTCGAAGAATTATTGCACAGTTTTCAAAAGACTACGAAGTCACCGATAACCCCAGTACCTAA
- the Nhsl2 gene encoding NHS-like protein 2 isoform X2, whose product MERAEPLTLFWSRGAAANSSRENATATAHSRSSWRQPVNVFLSSGRPPSVEELLREAQLNLQSLLQGHNNSSAGSVAHSATSDARPSHSTVQSVHGRVAIGQEARFPNLTSPGLRNPCSEPGAPHQAHSGPDPPVMESMGMVYSVPNSCNGPTESTFSTSWKGEAFAYMTPSASSQNNQVNENGKNPPSGSSWVSLNTLPPLVPKEVATLFVTRDNSAVCTGLASYTEHPTQRRQVPERPPKIGLLARGTSRLETGPGGASRFRERSLSVPTDSGTVSMDYNEEQKASEACALPYASTSSEGSNSADNIASLGAEQEARHRRQRSKSISLKKAKKKPSPPMRSVSLVKDEPPLLSEGGSALPKDQRPRSLCLSLEHQGHHSSQPDAQGHPAVPILKDPEGTQFSHHWYLTDWKSSDTYQSLSSSSTATGTTVIECTQVQGSSESLASPSTSRATTPSQLSIEVEAREVSSPGRPTGLMSPSSGYSSQSETPTPTVSMSLTLGHLPPPTTSVRVRPVVPERKSSLPPTSPMEKICKSRLSFDLPLTSSANLDLSGMSISIRSKTKVSRHHSDTNFGAKLAQKTSPNQPIMPMVTQSDLRSVRLRSVSKSEPEDDIESPDYSEEPGAEEVFSLPERKVKPPVAEKPPLARRPPSLVYKPPPVPGEYSLTSSALAMAPKSSIPHMRPHPQDSYTVLRKPKSSSFPGGRSPGESMAPSALIFTPPASSSGAFFSGTHQTTQASMEDEGSKVRALPERINLQSQEEAEKKTGKIPPPVPKKPSMLYLPLTSPVAQMEAYVAEPRLPLSPILTLEEDAKGPPSGDDLKSPGQRMTLALQVDSEKEASSPGSSVEPSTKEKSLISDKTAEWIAEEDDDVFVASRTTEDLFTVIHRSKRKLLGWKEPGEGFTGSRPSSHSPMKNTDDSPISESAATTAPSGSASLDAGRNDDFKALLQKKGSKTTPRSRPSAAELLKTTNPLARRIIAQFSKDYEVTDNPST is encoded by the exons cTGCAGCTAACTCGAGTCGGGAAAATGCGACAGCGACTGCCCACTCGAGGTCGTCATGGCGACAGCCAGTGAACGTGTTCCTCTCCTCGGGCAGGCCCCCGAGTGTAGAGGAGCTGCTTCGCGAGGCGCAGCTCAATCTCCAGAGCCTGTTGCAAG GTCACAACAACAGCTCAGCAGGCAGTGTGGCACACTCTGCCACCTCAGATGCCAGGCCCAGCCACTCCACTGTACAAAGTGTTCATGGAAGAGTTGCTATTGGACAGGAAGCTCGATTCCCAAATCTCACTTCACCAGGACTGAGAAATCCTTGTAGTGAGCCTGGAGCCCCTCACCAGGCACACAGTGGCCCAGACCCCCCTGTCATGGAGAGTATGGGAATGGTATACAGCGTCCCCAATTCTTGCAATGGACCAACAGAATCAACATTCTCCACTTCCTGGAAGGGAGAAGCTTTTGCATACATGACTCCAAGTGCCAGCAGCCAGAACAATCAAgtcaatgaaaatggaaaaaatccTCCCTCTGGGAGCTCTTGGGTCTCTCTGAACACACTTCCACCTCTGGTCCCTAAGGAAGTGGCTACCCTCTTTGTCACCCGTGATAACTCTGCAGTATGCACTGGGTTAGCCAGCTACACTGAGCACCCTACTCAACGAAGGCAAGTACCAGAAAGGCCCCCCAAGATTGGCCTTCTGGCTCGTGGTACCTCAAGGCTGGAGACAGGCCCAGGAGGAGCCAGCAGATTCCGTGAGAGGTCACTATCTGTGCCTACAGACTCAGGTACCGTCTCCATGGACTACAATGAGGAACAGAAGGCCAGTGAGGCCTGCGCCCTGCCTTATGCCAGTACCAGTTCAGAGGGCAGTAATAGTGCTGACAACATTGCATCCCTCGGGGCTGAGCAGGAGGCCCGACACAGAAGGCAGAGGTCCAAAAGTATTTCACTCAAGAAGGCCAAAAAGAAGCCCTCTCCACCTATGCGCAGTGTCTCTCTAGTCAAAGATGAGCCGCCCCTATTGTCAGAAGGTGGCTCAGCACTGCCCAAGGATCAGAGGCCTAGGAGCCTTTGCCTGTCCTTGGAACACCAAGGACATCATTCATCTCAACCAGATGCTCAGGGTCACCCAGCTGTGCCAATTCTCAAAGATCCAGAAGGTACACAGTTTTCCCACCACTGGTATCTTACTGACTGGAAGTCTAGTGACACCTACCAATCATTGTCTAGCTCCAGCACTGCCACTGGCACCACAGTCATCGAGTGTACTCAAGTACAGGGCAGTTCAGAGTCTCTCGCCTCCCCCTCCACCTCCAGAGCCACAACACCTTCTCAACTTTCCATTGAAGTGGAGGCCAGGGAGGTATCCTCTCCTGGAAGGCCCACTGGACTGATGTCCCCCTCTAGTGGGTACTCAAGCCAGTCAGAGACACCTACACCTACTGTCTCCATGTCCTTGACCCTCGGCCACTTACCTCCTCCAACCACCAGTGTCCGGGTACGTCCAGTAGTACCTGAAAGAAAGTCATCACTGCCGCCAACATCACCAATGGAGAAGATTTGCAAGTCACGGCTATCATTTGACCTACCATTGACCTCTTCAGCCAACCTGGATCTGTCTGGAATGAGCATCTCCATCCGCAGCAAAACCAAGGTGAGCCGCCATCACTCCGATACCAATTTTGGGGCCAAACTGGCACAGAAAACTAGTCCTAACCAGCCAATTATGCCCATGGTTACTCAGTCTGACCTTCGTTCTGTTCGCCTGAGATCAGTCAGCAAGTCTGAGCCAGAAGATGACATTGAGAGCCCAGATTACTCTGAGGAACCTGGAGCAGAAGAAGTCTTCTCCTTGCCAGAGAGAAAAGTGAAACCTCCTGTAGCTGAGAAACCTCCGCTGGCCCGAAGGCCTCCAAGCTTGGTCTACAAGCCACCCCCTGTCCCTGGAGAGTACTCACTGACTTCATCTGCCTTGGCTATGGCCCCCAAGAGCTCCATTCCACACATGAGGCCACACCCCCAAGACAGCTATACCGTGTTGCGGAAACCAAAGTCATCTAGCTTCCCTGGTGGCAGGAGTCCCGGGGAATCCATGGCACCCTCGGCTCTTATTTTCACGCCCCCTGCCAGTTCCTCTGGTGCTTTCTTCTCAGGAACACATCAAACCACCCAGGCGAGTATGGAGGATGAGGGCTCCAAGGTGAGAGCCCTGCCTGAAAGAATTAACCTCCAGAGCCAGGAAGAAGCTGAGAAAAAAACAGGCAAGATTCCACCTCCAGTACCAAAAAAGCCCAGCATGCTATACCTGCCTCTCACCTCCCCTGTAGCTCAGATGGAGGCCTATGTGGCAGAACCTAGGCTGCCTCTCAGCCCCATCCTCACCCTGGAGGAAGATGCCAAAGGTCCCCCATCTGGAGATGACCTGAAATCACCTGGTCAAAGGATGACATTGGCTCTTCAGGTTGACAGTGAAAAGGAGGCAAGCTCTCCAG GGAGTTCTGTGGAACCAAGCACCAAAGAGAAAAGTTTAATCAGTGATAAAACAGCTGAATGGATTGCAGAAGAGGATGATGACGTATTTGTGGCTTCACGTACAACTGAAGATTTATTTACTGTGATACACAG GTCAAAAAGAAAGTTGCTGGGCTGGAAGGAGCCTGGggagggcttcacaggcagcagaCCCAGTTCCCACTCgccaatgaagaacacagatgaTTCTCCCATCAGTGAGTCTGCTGCCACCACAGCGCCAAGTGGCAGTGCCAGCCTAGATGCTGGCAGAAATGATGATTTCAAGGCCTTGCTCCAGAAGAAGGGAAGCAAGACAACTCCCAGATCCCGTCCCTCAGCGGCAGAGCTGCTGAAGACCACTAATCCACTGGCTCGAAGAATTATTGCACAGTTTTCAAAAGACTACGAAGTCACCGATAACCCCAGTACCTAA